In one Culex quinquefasciatus strain JHB chromosome 2, VPISU_Cqui_1.0_pri_paternal, whole genome shotgun sequence genomic region, the following are encoded:
- the LOC6042351 gene encoding uncharacterized protein LOC6042351: protein MCDILVMNLNGNRKRLRSDDGEGGHLVLQRKMFINQQRMDQQDERKMKQIQDKTINMLFMGAKNNRQRPAVCQRECLRHVRLLGAGEYDFDAHSCPSWMEKKPDRKCRICDRQSAVHAECTNCNLELCEYCGVSCQHCPEKICMNCVNIFNCQTSNVPCCERCKIFN from the exons ATGTGTGATATCTTGGTGATGAACCTGAACGGCAATCGGAAACGGTTGCGGTCCGACGATGGCGAGGGAGGACATTTGGTTCTGCAGCGCAAGATGTTCATCAACCAGCAGCGGATGGACCAGCAGGACGAGCGAAAGATGAAACAGATTCAGG ACAAAACCATCAACATGCTGTTCATGGGGGCCAAAAACAACCGTCAGCGACCGGCCGTCTGCCAGCGGGAGTGCTTGCGACACGTCCGTCTACTCGGCGCTGGCGAATACGACTTTGACGCTCATAGT TGTCCCAGCTGGATGGAGAAGAAGCCGGATCGAAAGTGTCGCATCTGCGACCGCCAGTCGGCGGTGCATGCAGAGTGCACCAACTGCAATCTGGAGCTGTGCGAGTACTGTGGCGTGAGCTGCCAGCACTGCCCGGAGAAGATCTGCATGAATTGCGTGAATATTTT caaCTGTCAAACCTCGAATGTTCCGTGCTGTGAGCGCTGCAAGATTTTCAATTGA